The Deinococcus depolymerans genome includes a region encoding these proteins:
- the ubiE gene encoding bifunctional demethylmenaquinone methyltransferase/2-methoxy-6-polyprenyl-1,4-benzoquinol methylase UbiE, producing the protein MTNRPPVGDKQDKGKDVQAMFASIAPRYDLLNRVLSLGVDRGWRRAAAQEALALNPARVLDVATGTADFALELKTRAPQAEVIGSDFVPQMLAIGREKAAARHLDIRLEEGDALNLPYPDGSFDTVTCAFGFRNFADYARGLAEFHRVLAPGGRAVILEFPPPRPGLLGSLFRVYFQHVLPRIGGLISGNAGAYTYLPESVLAFPEPERLAGLMRATGFRTRYRLLTFGIAAIHVGDRLK; encoded by the coding sequence ATGACGAACCGGCCGCCGGTGGGCGACAAGCAGGACAAGGGCAAGGACGTGCAGGCCATGTTCGCCAGCATCGCGCCCCGTTACGACCTTCTGAACCGCGTGCTGAGCCTCGGCGTGGACCGGGGCTGGCGCCGGGCGGCGGCGCAGGAGGCCCTGGCCCTGAATCCGGCGCGGGTGCTGGACGTGGCGACCGGCACGGCGGATTTCGCGCTGGAACTCAAGACCCGCGCCCCGCAGGCCGAGGTGATCGGCAGTGACTTCGTGCCGCAGATGCTCGCCATCGGCCGCGAGAAGGCCGCCGCGCGGCACCTCGACATCCGCCTGGAGGAAGGGGACGCGCTGAACCTGCCGTACCCGGACGGGAGTTTCGACACGGTGACCTGCGCGTTCGGGTTCCGGAACTTCGCGGATTACGCGCGCGGCCTCGCGGAGTTCCACCGGGTGCTGGCGCCGGGCGGGCGGGCCGTGATCCTGGAGTTCCCGCCGCCACGGCCGGGCCTGCTGGGCAGCCTGTTCCGGGTGTACTTCCAGCATGTGCTGCCGCGCATCGGCGGGCTGATCAGCGGGAACGCGGGCGCGTACACGTACCTGCCCGAGAGCGTCCTGGCGTTCCCGGAACCCGAGCGGCTGGCGGGCCTGATGCGCGCCACGGGCTTCCGCACCCGCTACCGCCTGCTGACCTTCGGCATCGCCGCCATTCACGTGGGGGACAGGCTCAAATAG
- a CDS encoding BioF/Kbl family PLP-dependent acyltransferase has translation MATSLSDRLTAELSGLRESGLLIHPRVLDSASRACTRVDGREVVNLASNNYLGFADHPALKARAAEYLERWGAGAGAVRTIAGTLRIHEDFESQLAAFKHTGSALVLHSGFTTNQGVLGALLREGDLVVSDELNHASIIDGLRLTKATKKVYKHADPDDLERLLKEHDTDGLKLVVTDGVFSMDGDVAPLDRLVEVARRYGAVTYVDDAHGSGVMGEAGRGTVHHFGFEYADDVIQVGTLSKAWGGVGGYAAGHGDLRELLINRARPYLFSTAQAPATVGALAAALDEVQRDPTLMERLWENTRYFKAELQGLGFDIFGSTTPITPVIFGEATAAFEASRLLFDRGVFAVGLGFPTVPRGLARIRNIVTAEHTRDDLDHALQAYAEVGRTLGIIS, from the coding sequence ATGGCCACTTCCCTGTCCGACCGTCTGACCGCCGAACTGTCCGGCCTGCGCGAGAGCGGGCTGCTGATCCACCCGCGCGTGCTGGACAGCGCCAGCCGCGCCTGCACCCGCGTGGACGGGCGCGAGGTCGTGAACCTCGCCAGCAACAACTACCTGGGCTTCGCGGACCATCCGGCCCTGAAAGCGCGGGCCGCCGAGTACCTGGAACGCTGGGGCGCGGGGGCAGGCGCGGTGCGCACGATCGCCGGGACGCTGCGCATTCACGAGGACTTCGAGTCGCAGCTGGCGGCGTTCAAGCACACGGGCAGCGCGCTGGTGCTGCACAGCGGCTTCACGACCAACCAGGGCGTGCTGGGCGCGCTGCTGCGCGAGGGCGATCTGGTCGTCAGTGACGAACTGAACCACGCCAGCATCATCGACGGGCTGCGCCTGACCAAGGCCACCAAGAAGGTCTACAAACACGCCGACCCGGACGACCTGGAACGCCTGCTGAAAGAGCACGACACGGACGGCCTGAAACTCGTCGTGACGGACGGCGTGTTCTCCATGGACGGCGACGTGGCCCCCCTGGACCGACTGGTGGAGGTCGCCCGCCGCTACGGCGCGGTCACGTACGTGGACGACGCGCACGGCAGCGGCGTGATGGGCGAGGCGGGGCGCGGCACCGTGCATCACTTCGGCTTCGAGTACGCCGACGACGTGATCCAGGTCGGCACGCTCAGCAAGGCCTGGGGCGGCGTGGGGGGCTACGCGGCCGGGCACGGCGACCTGCGCGAGCTGCTGATCAACCGCGCCCGCCCGTACCTGTTCTCGACCGCGCAGGCGCCCGCCACGGTGGGCGCGCTGGCCGCCGCGCTGGACGAGGTGCAGCGCGACCCCACCCTGATGGAACGCCTGTGGGAGAACACCCGCTACTTCAAGGCGGAGTTGCAGGGCCTGGGCTTCGACATCTTCGGCAGCACCACGCCCATCACGCCCGTCATCTTCGGCGAGGCGACGGCCGCGTTCGAGGCGAGCCGCCTGCTGTTCGACCGGGGCGTGTTCGCCGTCGGCCTGGGCTTCCCGACCGTGCCGCGCGGACTGGCCCGCATCCGCAACATCGTGACCGCCGAGCACACCCGTGACGACCTCGACCACGCCCTCCAGGCGTACGCCGAGGTGGGCCGCACGCTAGGCATCATCTCCTGA
- a CDS encoding Atu2307/SP_0267 family LLM class monooxygenase, which produces MELGIDSFAAVVSDPVTGVTLSPADRLANLLEEIEVADRSGVHSFGVGEHHRPEYLDSAPSLILAAAAARTSRIRLNSAVTVLSADDPVRVFQQYATLDLLSRGRAELVVGRGSFIEAYPLFGLNTQDYDSLFSEKLELLLRLREDTHVHWSGRHRAPLRGQGVYPRPQQAQLPVWVGVGGTPESFVRAGRLGLPLMVAIIGGDFRAFRPLVDLYRAAGAQAGHAPDTLRVGVHAFGFVGDSDAGARDDFWPGYARMLDTLGRERGWAPPNRAQFDAACGPTGPYLIGTPDTVAAKLRFVHAALGGVDRLSFQMTNVLMPHARMLRSVELLGREVAPQVADLERPGGVPGSRTAGARRA; this is translated from the coding sequence GTGGAACTCGGAATCGACAGTTTCGCGGCGGTGGTGTCCGACCCGGTCACGGGCGTGACCCTCTCACCGGCCGACCGTCTCGCCAACCTGCTCGAAGAGATCGAGGTCGCCGATCGCAGCGGCGTGCATTCCTTCGGGGTGGGCGAGCACCACCGGCCCGAGTACCTGGATTCCGCGCCGTCCCTGATCCTGGCGGCCGCTGCCGCGCGAACCAGCCGCATCCGCCTGAACAGCGCCGTGACGGTTCTGAGTGCCGACGATCCGGTGCGGGTGTTCCAGCAGTACGCCACGCTGGACCTGCTGTCGCGCGGCCGGGCGGAACTGGTCGTGGGGCGCGGGTCGTTCATCGAGGCGTACCCGCTGTTCGGCCTGAACACGCAGGACTACGACTCGCTGTTCAGCGAGAAACTGGAGTTGCTGCTGCGCCTGCGAGAAGACACGCACGTGCACTGGTCGGGCCGGCACCGCGCGCCGCTGCGGGGTCAGGGCGTGTACCCGCGCCCGCAGCAGGCGCAGTTGCCGGTGTGGGTGGGCGTGGGCGGCACGCCGGAGTCGTTCGTGCGGGCCGGGCGGCTGGGCCTGCCGCTGATGGTGGCGATCATCGGCGGGGACTTCCGGGCGTTCCGGCCGCTGGTGGACCTGTACCGCGCGGCGGGCGCGCAGGCCGGGCACGCCCCGGACACCCTGCGGGTGGGCGTGCACGCCTTCGGGTTCGTGGGGGACAGCGACGCGGGCGCGCGGGACGACTTCTGGCCGGGGTACGCGCGGATGCTGGACACGCTGGGCCGCGAGCGGGGCTGGGCGCCGCCGAACCGGGCGCAGTTCGACGCGGCGTGCGGACCGACCGGCCCGTACCTGATCGGCACGCCGGACACCGTGGCCGCCAAACTGCGGTTCGTGCACGCGGCGCTGGGTGGCGTGGACCGCCTGAGTTTCCAGATGACGAACGTGCTGATGCCGCACGCGCGGATGCTGCGCTCGGTCGAGCTGCTGGGCCGGGAGGTCGCCCCGCAGGTCGCGGACCTGGAGCGGCCGGGGGGCGTCCCCGGCTCACGGACGGCGGGGGCGCGTCGCGCCTAG
- the lpdA gene encoding dihydrolipoyl dehydrogenase produces the protein MTKSYDYDVLVIGAGPGGYHAAIRAAQLGLKVACAERDSVGGVCLNVGCIPTKALLHAGEQIAAARHAADFGLTFGEQKLDIAKLNGWKDGIVRKLTGGVGSLFKANKVTHLTGQASFIDDHTVQVGDKTYTAANFIIATGSEPAKLPGLDVDQQGIVDSTGALVMPDPVPARMLCIGGGVIGFEFAHVYNNMGSKVKVIEFMPNVIPGADADAVKEFTKIMKKQGIEIAVQTKANRAEKKADGIHVELEDVKTGAKTTEVFDRVLVAVGRRPRTDGLNAEKAGVHVTERGFIPADSRQRSNVPHIYVVGDVASNPMLAHKAMKEGLVAAEVIAGKPAEQDAVAIPGVVYTSPELAWVGLTEAEAKEKGYDVKTGVFPLSASGRAMTLQATDGFVKMVVEKDTDLLLGVHIVGPHASDLLGEAGLALEMAATASDIALTIHAHPTLGESVLEAAEAVHKQAIHIMNR, from the coding sequence ATGACGAAATCCTATGACTACGACGTGCTCGTGATCGGTGCGGGTCCCGGCGGGTACCACGCCGCCATCCGCGCCGCGCAGCTGGGCCTGAAGGTCGCCTGCGCCGAACGCGACTCGGTGGGCGGCGTGTGCCTGAACGTGGGCTGCATTCCCACCAAGGCGCTGCTGCACGCCGGTGAGCAGATCGCCGCCGCGCGGCACGCCGCCGACTTCGGCCTGACCTTCGGGGAGCAGAAGCTGGACATCGCCAAACTGAACGGCTGGAAGGACGGCATCGTCAGGAAACTCACGGGCGGGGTGGGCAGCCTGTTCAAGGCGAACAAGGTCACGCACCTGACCGGGCAGGCCAGCTTCATCGACGATCACACCGTGCAGGTCGGGGATAAGACGTACACGGCCGCGAACTTCATCATCGCGACCGGCTCAGAGCCCGCCAAACTGCCGGGCCTGGACGTGGACCAGCAGGGCATCGTGGATTCCACGGGCGCGCTGGTCATGCCGGACCCGGTGCCCGCGCGGATGCTGTGCATCGGGGGCGGCGTGATCGGCTTCGAGTTCGCGCACGTGTACAACAACATGGGCAGCAAAGTGAAGGTCATCGAGTTCATGCCGAACGTGATTCCCGGCGCGGACGCCGACGCCGTCAAGGAATTCACGAAGATCATGAAGAAGCAGGGCATCGAGATCGCCGTGCAGACCAAGGCCAACCGCGCCGAGAAGAAGGCCGACGGCATTCACGTGGAACTGGAAGACGTGAAGACCGGCGCGAAAACCACCGAGGTCTTCGACCGGGTGCTGGTGGCCGTGGGCCGCCGCCCCCGCACGGACGGCCTGAACGCCGAGAAGGCGGGCGTGCACGTCACGGAACGCGGCTTCATTCCCGCCGACTCGCGCCAGCGCAGCAACGTGCCGCACATCTACGTGGTGGGCGACGTGGCCAGCAACCCCATGCTGGCGCACAAGGCCATGAAGGAGGGACTGGTGGCCGCCGAGGTCATTGCCGGGAAGCCCGCCGAGCAGGACGCCGTCGCCATTCCCGGCGTGGTGTACACCAGCCCGGAACTCGCCTGGGTGGGCCTGACCGAGGCCGAGGCGAAAGAGAAGGGGTACGACGTGAAGACCGGCGTGTTCCCGCTCTCGGCCTCGGGGCGTGCCATGACGCTGCAGGCCACCGACGGCTTCGTGAAGATGGTCGTCGAGAAGGACACGGACCTGCTGCTGGGCGTGCACATCGTCGGCCCGCACGCCAGCGACCTGCTCGGCGAGGCCGGACTGGCCCTCGAGATGGCCGCGACCGCCAGCGACATCGCCCTGACCATCCACGCGCACCCCACCCTGGGCGAGAGCGTGCTGGAGGCCGCCGAGGCCGTGCACAAGCAGGCGATTCACATCATGAACCGCTGA
- the hemW gene encoding radical SAM family heme chaperone HemW yields MSADPAAQPSPAPDVVRHLYVHVPFCPTICPYCDFHVLTRRAGMVERYLERLETEAAELAATYEVELDTVYLGGGTPSFLRDAEIEALVGSVRRHLGWGRLENTLEVNPGTVTPERSAHWRALGFDRASVGVQSLDDATLTFLGRQHDAQQAREAVTTLIGTGFRVSGDLITAVPGQPLESDIQGLLDLGVGHVSAYTLTIEPGTEFARRGVTVQEEDERRGFEQTEALLTARGLTRYEISNYARPGQESRHNLAYWQGRTYLGLGPGAAGHYPADGGWQMADGGGPRPADVLTVRRTNPHLHEWLTGEAGEPEAIDATEFVTDALFMGLRLRAGVNLGDLSRRSGLDVPQVYAAPIAANVARGLLTLDGGQLRATAEGWWVLNRVITDFLEV; encoded by the coding sequence TGCCGACCCTGCCGCCCAGCCCAGCCCTGCCCCGGACGTGGTGCGGCACCTGTACGTGCACGTGCCGTTCTGCCCGACCATCTGCCCGTATTGCGATTTTCATGTCCTGACGCGCCGCGCCGGAATGGTGGAACGCTACCTGGAGCGGCTGGAAACCGAGGCGGCGGAGCTGGCCGCCACGTACGAGGTCGAGCTGGACACGGTGTACCTGGGGGGCGGGACGCCCAGTTTCCTGCGGGACGCGGAGATAGAGGCGCTGGTGGGCAGCGTGCGCCGGCACCTGGGCTGGGGGCGGCTGGAGAACACGCTGGAGGTGAACCCCGGCACGGTCACGCCGGAGCGCTCGGCGCACTGGCGGGCGCTGGGTTTCGACCGGGCCAGCGTGGGCGTGCAGAGCCTGGACGACGCGACCCTGACCTTCCTGGGCCGCCAGCATGACGCGCAGCAGGCGCGTGAGGCGGTCACGACCCTGATCGGGACGGGCTTCCGGGTGAGCGGGGACCTGATCACGGCCGTGCCGGGGCAACCGCTGGAAAGTGACATTCAGGGCCTGCTGGACCTGGGCGTGGGACACGTGAGCGCGTACACGCTGACCATCGAGCCCGGCACGGAATTCGCGCGGCGGGGCGTGACCGTGCAGGAGGAGGACGAGCGGCGCGGCTTCGAGCAGACCGAGGCGCTGCTGACCGCGCGCGGCCTGACCCGCTACGAGATCAGCAACTACGCCCGGCCCGGCCAGGAATCCCGGCATAACCTCGCGTACTGGCAGGGCCGCACGTACCTGGGCCTGGGGCCAGGGGCGGCGGGGCACTACCCGGCGGATGGCGGATGGCAGATGGCGGATGGGGGCGGGCCGCGACCGGCGGACGTGTTGACGGTGCGGCGCACGAACCCGCACCTGCACGAGTGGCTGACCGGCGAGGCGGGCGAGCCGGAAGCCATCGACGCGACCGAGTTCGTCACGGACGCGCTGTTCATGGGCCTGCGTCTGCGGGCGGGCGTGAACCTGGGGGACCTGTCGCGCCGCAGTGGCCTGGACGTGCCGCAGGTGTACGCGGCGCCCATCGCGGCGAACGTGGCGCGCGGTCTGCTGACCCTGGACGGCGGGCAGTTGCGCGCCACGGCCGAGGGCTGGTGGGTCCTGAACCGCGTGATCACGGACTTCCTGGAGGTCTGA